In the bacterium genome, CGCGGATCCATTCGCTCAACTGAGGTCCGTCTTTCGGTTGCGGTCCCGGGGGCTCGTGCGGGGTGGCGGCCGGACAGGATAACACCGCCTCCGGCGCCGTGCCATTGTTGAATAATCGGCCGGATCGTGTAGCTTGTGCCCTTCGTCGACCGCTCCCGCCCCGGTTCCCCGCGAAAGGCGACCCATGTCCGGCCACTTCGAAGCCCTGCTGGCGACCATCCACACCCTGCGTGCGCCCGGCGGCTGCCCCTGGGACCGCAAGCAGACCCTGCACGACGCCGCGCGCTACCTCATGGACGAGGCCGGCGAGCTCGTCGAGGCCACCCTCGCCGGCGACACCGACCACGCCCGGGAGGAGCTGGGCGACCTGCTCTTCATGATCAGCTTCTGCACGGAGATCCTGGGCGAGACGACCGGCACGACCATGCACGACGTGGCGCGCGAGGGGAACGAGAAGCTCATCCGGCGCCACCCCCACGTCTTCGGCGACGCCGAGGCGCGCGACACGGGCCACAGCCAGGAGCTGTGGAACGCGATCAAGGCCGAGGAGAAACGGGCCAGGGGTCTCGACCCGGCGGCCGAGTCGGCCCTGAAGGACATGCCCGCGGCCACGGCGCCCCTGCACCAGGCGCACAACTACCAGAAGGACGCGGCGAAGGTCGGCTTCGACTGGCCCGACCTCGACGGCGTTTGGGCCAAGGTCGACGAGGAGATGGCCGAGGTGCGGGAGGCCGCCGCGCAGGGCGACCGTGCCCATCTCGAACACGAGGTCGGTGATCTGCTCTTCGCCGTGGTGAATCTGGCCCGCCGGCTGGAGATCCAGCCCGACATGGCCCTGCGCCGGGCCAACAACCGCTTCCGCGACCGCTTCCACCTGGTGGAAGCCGAATTCGCGGCCGCGGGGAGCGACCTCAAGGACGCCCCCCTGGACGATCTGGAGGCGGCCTGGCAGCGGGCCAAGCGGCGGCTGGCCGCCGGGGCCCCCGACGACCGAACCGATTGACCCGACCGGGATTTGACATCCCCCCGACCCGGATCTAGACTCCGGGCGACCGGAACGCATCCGGCGGCGCGCCGCGTCGGCGCCCGCCCTTCCCCGCGGCCCCTGCCGCAGCCCCGGAGGCACCTCCATGAGCGCAATCCAGATGATCCAGGCCCGCGAGATCCTCGACTCCCGCGGCAATCCCACGGTCGAGGTCGACGTCTTCCTGGAGGACGGCAGCGTCGGGCGGGCGGGCGTGCCGAGCGGCGCCTCGACGGGCGAGCACGAGGCCATCGAGCTGCGCGACGGGGACAAGGGACGCTACCTGGGCAAGGGCGTGCTCAACGCCGTGGGCAACGTGGGCGAGATCGAGGAGGAGCTCGCCGGCGTCGACGCCACCGACCAGCTCCTGGTCGACCGCATCATGCTCGAGCTGGACGACACCGAGAACAAGTCGCGCCTGGGCGCCAACGCCATCCTCGGCGTGTCGCTGGCGGTGGCCAAGGCGGCGGCCGAGTCGGTGGGCCTGCCCCTGTACCAGTACCTCGGCGGCGTGGCGGCCCGCACCCTGCCGGTGCCCATGATGAACGTGCTGAACGGCGGCCAGCACGCCGACAACAACGTCGACATCCAGGAGTTCATGATCATGCCGGTGGGCGCCCCCACCTTCAAGGAAGCCCTGCGCTACGGCGCCGAGACCTTCCACGCCCTGAAGAAGATCCTCGGCGAGAAGGGCCTGGCCACGTCGGTGGGCGACGAGGGCGGCTTCGCCCCCAACCTGGGCAGCAACCGCGAGGC is a window encoding:
- the mazG gene encoding nucleoside triphosphate pyrophosphohydrolase: MSGHFEALLATIHTLRAPGGCPWDRKQTLHDAARYLMDEAGELVEATLAGDTDHAREELGDLLFMISFCTEILGETTGTTMHDVAREGNEKLIRRHPHVFGDAEARDTGHSQELWNAIKAEEKRARGLDPAAESALKDMPAATAPLHQAHNYQKDAAKVGFDWPDLDGVWAKVDEEMAEVREAAAQGDRAHLEHEVGDLLFAVVNLARRLEIQPDMALRRANNRFRDRFHLVEAEFAAAGSDLKDAPLDDLEAAWQRAKRRLAAGAPDDRTD
- the eno gene encoding phosphopyruvate hydratase, with the translated sequence MSAIQMIQAREILDSRGNPTVEVDVFLEDGSVGRAGVPSGASTGEHEAIELRDGDKGRYLGKGVLNAVGNVGEIEEELAGVDATDQLLVDRIMLELDDTENKSRLGANAILGVSLAVAKAAAESVGLPLYQYLGGVAARTLPVPMMNVLNGGQHADNNVDIQEFMIMPVGAPTFKEALRYGAETFHALKKILGEKGLATSVGDEGGFAPNLGSNREALDYLMKAIEAAGYRPGEDIVLAMDVASSELYRDGKYHLVAEGGEDWTADQLIAFYKDLIENYPIMSIEDGLDENDWEGWGRLTETIGHRVQIVGDDLLVTNPNKLREAIRLGCANSILIKLNQIGTLSETLETIEMAKRARYTNVVSHRSGETADTTIADLAVATNAGQIKTGSLCRSDRIAKYNQLLRIEEELDDLAVYPGLACFSNLR